A region of Prochlorococcus marinus subsp. pastoris str. CCMP1986 DNA encodes the following proteins:
- a CDS encoding alpha/beta hydrolase, whose protein sequence is MKYDIDHEFVGISSQTATHRIILLHGWGADADDLLTLGKEIIEKINLDFEVISLRASGLHPSGLGRQWYQLYPHDWEGAEVEVNKLLDTLKKFDTDQISIEKTILLGFSQGAAMAIDAGFKLRLGLIVACSGYPHPNWAPGEKCPPLIVSHGLFDEVVPIDASRIIHEMVRSKSSKFCELIEFDGSHQIDSGLIDFISSNINNFF, encoded by the coding sequence ATGAAATATGATATTGATCATGAATTTGTCGGGATTAGTTCTCAAACCGCAACTCATAGAATAATTTTGCTACATGGCTGGGGAGCTGATGCAGATGACCTTTTAACACTTGGAAAGGAGATTATAGAAAAAATAAATCTTGATTTTGAGGTAATTTCTTTGAGGGCTTCTGGATTACATCCAAGTGGTCTGGGAAGACAGTGGTATCAATTATATCCACATGATTGGGAGGGGGCTGAGGTTGAAGTAAATAAACTTTTAGATACATTAAAGAAATTTGATACTGATCAGATTTCAATAGAAAAAACAATTTTGTTGGGTTTTTCTCAGGGAGCAGCTATGGCAATTGATGCAGGATTTAAATTAAGGTTAGGACTAATTGTTGCTTGTAGTGGTTATCCCCACCCAAACTGGGCTCCAGGAGAAAAATGCCCACCACTAATTGTTAGTCATGGTTTATTTGATGAAGTGGTACCTATAGATGCTTCAAGAATTATTCATGAAATGGTAAGAAGTAAGTCTTCTAAATTTTGCGAATTAATAGAATTTGATGGATCCCATCAAATTGATTCAGGTTTAATTGATTTTATAAGTTCAAATATAAATAATTTTTTTTAA
- a CDS encoding adenosylcobinamide-GDP ribazoletransferase, translated as MAGSWIFYTTFPKIPLINPEFKNIAQFAPPLGFFIGTIQSYIFIFLSVNSWSIYASTLICLASGYLITGGLHLDGLMDTFDGIFAGKKKRLKAMKDSKVGSFGVQSLFFITLIQIACILKIQNQIIIVLPICLFWGRFSNLFFIEKFKYMSYKKKSISHKKFWNGFKKESLISIVFLLIFIAYQFVSITSQAILIKFLFLILIGIFLSYSIPNILGNKIGGFNGDACGASVVLVETAMLFMNAILL; from the coding sequence TTGGCTGGATCTTGGATTTTCTATACGACATTTCCAAAGATACCTTTAATTAATCCCGAATTTAAAAATATTGCACAATTTGCGCCGCCTTTGGGATTTTTTATTGGAACAATACAGAGTTATATTTTTATTTTTCTAAGCGTAAACTCTTGGTCTATTTATGCATCTACTTTAATCTGTTTAGCTTCAGGATATTTAATTACAGGAGGTCTACACCTCGATGGTTTAATGGATACTTTCGATGGCATTTTCGCGGGTAAAAAGAAACGTTTAAAAGCCATGAAAGACAGTAAAGTTGGATCCTTTGGTGTTCAATCTTTATTTTTTATAACTTTAATTCAGATTGCTTGCATACTCAAAATTCAAAACCAAATAATTATTGTTTTGCCAATATGCTTATTTTGGGGAAGATTTTCAAATTTATTTTTTATAGAAAAGTTTAAATATATGAGTTACAAGAAAAAATCTATTAGTCATAAAAAGTTTTGGAATGGATTTAAAAAAGAATCTTTGATTTCCATCGTTTTTCTTTTAATTTTCATCGCATACCAATTTGTTTCAATTACATCCCAAGCTATATTAATTAAATTTTTATTTTTAATTTTAATTGGTATTTTTTTAAGTTATTCTATTCCAAACATACTTGGGAATAAAATTGGAGGCTTCAATGGAGATGCCTGCGGTGCGAGTGTTGTACTAGTCGAAACTGCAATGTTATTTATGAATGCAATTCTTTTATAG
- a CDS encoding sensor histidine kinase, producing the protein MKLSKKFEELIIKQLESFGCSMGVTHLVMYLASTEQGTKASFEMIGQWPQIDRLLVSVEDDPSLKVSSPNRRWYPLQENDILLGVLRVETDLKEGNWPVSLDSRLKALSLSLAKCVSIELERQNKNEEINYLKSQVNVIIHQLRNPLAALRTYAKLLIKRLGSDVDSIEIVERMIIEQKQINNYMDSFAQLNSPIQLPLDIGEERLLLPPNLDNKKLITVQSLLRPILERGQANANLENRDWTEPSLWPDWTLSPLKAKYAVIAEIVANLLENAFKYAHKDAEIGVAIMSKGLCIFDDGKKITKIENEKIFQKGFRGSAAKKKDGTGVGLFLARKLAKQIGGELRLLENSSINDVEELKSFKKKNIFYLELPIKELHS; encoded by the coding sequence ATGAAGCTCTCAAAAAAATTTGAAGAATTAATCATAAAACAGCTAGAGAGCTTTGGTTGCTCAATGGGCGTGACTCATTTGGTTATGTATCTTGCTTCAACGGAGCAAGGAACTAAAGCATCATTTGAAATGATTGGTCAATGGCCACAAATCGATAGGCTTCTGGTATCAGTAGAAGATGATCCTTCACTAAAAGTATCTTCTCCTAATAGAAGATGGTACCCGCTTCAAGAAAACGATATCCTACTTGGTGTCCTTAGGGTAGAAACTGATTTAAAAGAAGGGAATTGGCCAGTATCTCTTGACTCTAGATTAAAAGCACTTTCACTATCTTTAGCTAAATGCGTTTCTATCGAATTAGAACGTCAAAATAAAAATGAAGAAATTAATTATTTAAAAAGTCAGGTCAATGTCATAATCCATCAATTGAGAAATCCATTGGCTGCTCTTAGGACATATGCAAAATTACTAATAAAAAGACTTGGTTCAGATGTTGACTCTATTGAAATAGTTGAACGCATGATAATAGAGCAAAAACAAATTAATAATTATATGGACTCTTTTGCGCAATTAAATTCACCTATTCAACTCCCTCTAGACATTGGAGAGGAAAGATTATTATTACCACCAAATTTAGATAACAAAAAGCTAATAACTGTTCAGAGTTTATTGAGGCCAATTTTAGAAAGGGGTCAAGCTAATGCGAACTTAGAGAATAGAGATTGGACAGAACCTTCTCTTTGGCCAGATTGGACTTTATCGCCATTAAAGGCTAAATATGCTGTAATTGCCGAAATTGTGGCTAATTTATTAGAAAATGCGTTTAAATACGCCCACAAAGATGCTGAGATTGGAGTCGCCATTATGAGTAAAGGTCTGTGCATATTTGATGATGGTAAAAAAATAACCAAAATTGAAAATGAGAAAATTTTTCAAAAAGGCTTTCGAGGATCTGCGGCTAAGAAGAAGGATGGTACTGGTGTTGGACTTTTTTTAGCGAGGAAATTAGCAAAACAAATTGGAGGAGAGTTGAGATTGCTTGAAAACTCCTCAATTAATGATGTAGAGGAATTAAAAAGTTTTAAGAAGAAGAATATTTTCTATTTAGAACTTCCTATAAAAGAATTGCATTCATAA
- the tgt gene encoding tRNA guanosine(34) transglycosylase Tgt: MFEFEIKSNCSNTEARTGIFHTPNGQVNTPRFMPVGTLATVKGISSEQLISTGSEMILSNTFHLHLQPGEKLVKESGGIHKFMNWDKPILTDSGGYQVFSLAKLNNISDKGVEFRNPRDGSHVFLSPEKVMQIQMDLGSDVAMAFDHCPPHTANENDIEDSLERTHSWLQKCVETHQKSNQALFGIVQGGKYPRLREHSAKFTSSFDLPGIAVGGVSVGEAVEEIHSVINNVPKFLPINKPRYLMGIGSLREISLAVAKGFDIFDCVLPTRLGRHGTAFFNDERWNIRNARFKNDFSPIDKTCKCETCKSYSRAYLHHLVRNDEILGLTLISLHNISHLIRFTNAISAAIKDNCFTIDFAPWKRSSIAHHTW, encoded by the coding sequence GTGTTTGAATTTGAAATTAAATCGAATTGTAGTAATACAGAGGCAAGAACTGGTATATTTCATACCCCAAATGGTCAGGTAAACACTCCAAGATTTATGCCTGTGGGTACTTTGGCAACGGTTAAAGGGATTTCATCTGAGCAGTTAATCTCTACAGGATCGGAAATGATTCTTTCGAATACCTTCCATCTTCATCTGCAACCTGGAGAAAAACTAGTTAAAGAATCTGGTGGAATTCATAAGTTTATGAATTGGGATAAGCCTATTCTTACTGATTCAGGTGGATATCAAGTTTTTAGTTTGGCCAAATTAAATAATATTTCTGATAAAGGTGTGGAATTTAGAAATCCAAGAGATGGTAGTCATGTATTTTTATCACCTGAAAAAGTAATGCAGATTCAAATGGATCTTGGTTCTGATGTTGCCATGGCTTTTGATCATTGTCCTCCGCACACAGCTAACGAAAATGATATTGAGGACTCTTTAGAAAGAACTCATTCATGGTTGCAAAAATGTGTTGAGACTCATCAGAAATCAAATCAAGCATTATTTGGAATAGTTCAAGGTGGTAAGTATCCAAGATTAAGAGAACATAGCGCAAAATTTACAAGTTCTTTTGATCTACCTGGAATAGCGGTAGGAGGTGTCAGTGTTGGAGAGGCAGTCGAAGAAATACACAGTGTAATTAATAACGTCCCGAAATTCTTACCAATAAATAAACCAAGATATTTAATGGGAATTGGCTCTCTAAGAGAAATTTCTTTAGCTGTTGCAAAAGGATTCGATATATTTGACTGTGTTTTGCCTACAAGACTGGGAAGACATGGGACTGCATTTTTTAATGATGAAAGATGGAATATACGTAATGCCCGCTTTAAAAATGATTTTTCTCCAATAGATAAAACTTGTAAATGTGAAACTTGTAAATCGTACTCTCGTGCTTACTTACATCATTTGGTTAGAAATGATGAAATATTAGGTCTAACGCTTATAAGCCTACATAATATTTCTCATCTAATTCGATTTACAAATGCAATTTCTGCTGCAATTAAAGATAATTGTTTTACAATAGATTTCGCTCCATGGAAAAGATCCTCTATTGCTCACCATACGTGGTAA
- a CDS encoding 4-hydroxy-3-methylbut-2-enyl diphosphate reductase — translation MDTQAFRRSLHHSDRYNRRGFDSPTKRAQALEEAYQSDLITSIRNNSFTYKKGRLNIKLAQAFGFCWGVERAVAMAYETRRHYPDENIWITNEIIHNPSVNDHLRKMNVKFISAKNGIKDFSLVSDGDVVILPAFGATVQEMKLLHEKGCHIIDTTCPWVSKVWHTVEKHKKHTFTSIIHGKFKHEETLATSSFADKYLVVLNLEEANYVSEYILGRGNKNHFLNKFAQAFSNGFDPDKDLDRVGVANQTTMLKSETEEIGKVFEKTMLHKFGPEKLNSHFLAFNTICDATEERQDAMFSLVDEDLDILVVIGGYNSSNTTHLQEIAINKNISSFHIDTPERISVKENSILHKPLKSEMVLKKNFIPDGEIKVGITSGASTPDKIVADVIEKLIAITK, via the coding sequence ATGGACACTCAAGCTTTTAGAAGATCTCTTCATCATTCGGACAGATATAACCGAAGAGGTTTTGACTCTCCTACTAAAAGAGCCCAAGCTTTAGAAGAAGCTTACCAAAGTGATTTAATTACCTCAATTAGAAATAATAGTTTTACATATAAAAAAGGGAGATTAAATATAAAATTAGCCCAGGCATTTGGTTTTTGTTGGGGAGTTGAAAGAGCTGTTGCAATGGCCTATGAAACTAGAAGACATTATCCTGATGAGAATATTTGGATAACAAACGAAATAATTCATAATCCCTCAGTTAATGATCATTTAAGAAAAATGAATGTTAAATTCATTTCAGCAAAAAATGGCATTAAGGATTTTTCTTTGGTTTCAGATGGAGATGTGGTTATCTTGCCAGCTTTTGGTGCTACTGTTCAAGAAATGAAACTTCTTCATGAAAAAGGTTGTCATATTATTGATACAACGTGCCCTTGGGTTTCAAAGGTGTGGCATACGGTAGAAAAACATAAAAAACATACTTTTACCTCTATAATCCACGGTAAATTTAAGCATGAAGAAACTCTTGCCACTAGTTCATTTGCGGATAAATATCTTGTAGTGCTTAATCTTGAGGAGGCAAATTATGTCTCAGAATATATTCTTGGTAGAGGCAATAAAAATCATTTTCTTAATAAATTTGCTCAGGCTTTTTCCAATGGATTTGATCCAGATAAAGATTTAGATAGAGTTGGAGTTGCTAATCAAACAACAATGTTAAAAAGCGAAACAGAGGAGATAGGAAAAGTTTTTGAAAAAACGATGCTTCATAAATTTGGTCCAGAAAAATTAAATAGTCACTTTTTAGCTTTCAATACTATCTGTGATGCTACAGAAGAAAGACAAGATGCGATGTTTTCATTAGTTGATGAAGATTTAGATATCCTTGTGGTAATTGGTGGATACAATTCTTCAAATACAACTCACTTGCAAGAGATAGCTATAAATAAAAATATTTCTTCTTTTCATATTGATACACCTGAAAGGATTTCAGTTAAGGAAAATTCTATTCTCCATAAACCACTTAAATCTGAAATGGTTTTGAAAAAGAATTTTATTCCTGATGGAGAAATTAAAGTAGGTATTACTTCTGGAGCTTCTACTCCAGATAAGATAGTCGCTGATGTTATTGAAAAGTTAATTGCTATTACTAAGTAA
- a CDS encoding photosystem II reaction center protein K, with product MLTLLNTFAELPEAYKAFAPTVDVLPLIPLFFFLLVFVWQAAVGFK from the coding sequence GTGCTCACTCTTTTAAATACATTCGCTGAATTGCCTGAAGCATATAAGGCTTTCGCTCCAACCGTTGACGTTCTTCCTTTAATACCTTTATTTTTCTTTTTATTAGTTTTTGTTTGGCAAGCTGCAGTAGGGTTTAAATAA
- a CDS encoding ammonium transporter — translation MTTALQTPQRRSRSKLQDASLVNGPMLLLRSIRGFSSNRSMLWLATVPLALFGLGIFNLSAHAADLPELNAAFLANNLWLLIATILVIFMNAGFAMVEAGMCRSKNAVNILAKNLFVFALAVTSYWFIGYSLMYGGSVADGWLYFGGLFFDPTVTADMVTDAGLVPTVDFLFQSAFAGTAATIVSGLVAERVKFGEFVVFAIVLTAFIYPIAGSWKWNGGWLDSLGFVDFAGSSIVHSVGAWAGLVGAMLLGPRIGKYSDGKPQAMPGHNMAIATLGALILWIGWYGFNPGSQLAMDQWVPYVAVTTTLAAAAGAIGATIVSTLTSGKPDLTMIINGILAGLVSITAGCGDMTLAGAWFAGLVGGIIVVFSVAALDAAEIDDPVGAFSVHGVCGVWGTLVIGLWGTAVQGDGAGMGLFNGGGINLLLVQALGAAAYAIWTLVTCWIAWSIIGGLFGGIRVSEEEETQGLDISEHGMESYPDFASAK, via the coding sequence ATGACCACTGCTTTGCAAACGCCTCAAAGGCGCTCTAGGTCCAAACTTCAAGATGCAAGTCTTGTAAACGGACCTATGCTCCTTTTGAGGAGTATTCGTGGGTTCAGTTCAAACCGCTCAATGTTGTGGCTTGCAACTGTCCCTCTAGCTTTGTTTGGTTTAGGTATTTTTAATCTTTCAGCTCACGCAGCTGATTTACCTGAGTTGAATGCAGCTTTTCTAGCTAACAATTTATGGCTTTTGATCGCTACTATTTTAGTGATCTTCATGAACGCCGGTTTCGCTATGGTTGAAGCGGGTATGTGTCGGTCTAAAAACGCCGTCAACATTCTTGCTAAAAACCTTTTCGTATTTGCTTTAGCTGTAACCTCTTATTGGTTTATTGGCTACTCATTAATGTACGGAGGAAGTGTTGCTGACGGATGGCTATATTTTGGAGGCTTATTTTTTGATCCGACAGTAACAGCCGATATGGTTACTGATGCTGGATTAGTTCCAACAGTTGATTTCTTATTCCAGTCTGCTTTTGCAGGTACTGCAGCAACTATCGTTTCTGGTCTTGTTGCTGAAAGAGTTAAATTTGGTGAATTTGTTGTTTTTGCGATTGTATTAACAGCATTTATTTATCCAATTGCTGGTAGCTGGAAATGGAATGGTGGCTGGCTTGATTCTCTTGGTTTCGTTGACTTTGCAGGTTCTTCAATTGTTCACTCAGTTGGAGCATGGGCAGGTTTAGTGGGGGCTATGCTCCTAGGACCAAGAATCGGTAAATACTCCGATGGAAAGCCACAGGCTATGCCTGGTCACAATATGGCTATTGCTACTTTAGGCGCTTTAATTCTATGGATAGGTTGGTACGGATTTAATCCTGGTTCTCAACTTGCTATGGATCAATGGGTTCCATATGTTGCTGTAACGACTACTCTTGCAGCTGCAGCTGGTGCTATTGGAGCAACTATTGTTTCTACTTTAACTTCCGGAAAGCCAGATCTTACTATGATCATTAATGGTATTCTTGCTGGTTTGGTAAGTATTACTGCAGGTTGTGGTGACATGACTCTTGCGGGAGCTTGGTTCGCTGGACTAGTTGGCGGTATTATCGTTGTATTCTCCGTTGCAGCACTTGATGCAGCTGAAATTGACGATCCTGTTGGTGCATTCTCTGTTCACGGAGTTTGTGGTGTATGGGGTACCCTAGTTATTGGTCTTTGGGGAACTGCAGTTCAAGGAGATGGAGCAGGTATGGGATTGTTCAATGGTGGTGGTATTAATCTACTTCTTGTTCAAGCTCTTGGTGCCGCGGCTTATGCTATCTGGACACTAGTTACTTGCTGGATCGCTTGGTCTATTATCGGAGGTTTATTCGGAGGAATCCGTGTATCTGAGGAAGAAGAGACTCAAGGTTTAGATATTTCTGAGCATGGTATGGAATCATATCCAGACTTTGCATCTGCTAAATAA
- a CDS encoding DoxX family protein, with translation MEDTTQSNRDQTAKMNASKPPQKVEVVVANPSTSSEVNILGELSIFILRIGFSVLMIHHGLEKLQDPQGFGEFVVGKYFPFLPGDPVLWTYGAAITQLVCPLGLALGVFARLSSLGLFSTMAFAVYFHLLDTGLEGFPLAVVEGHNYAFELSFIYGAISLYFLCAGPGRLALLRKTNKITYYPKTN, from the coding sequence ATGGAAGACACAACACAATCTAATCGAGATCAAACAGCCAAAATGAATGCTTCAAAGCCTCCTCAAAAGGTGGAAGTTGTTGTAGCTAATCCCTCTACAAGTTCAGAGGTCAATATATTAGGCGAATTATCTATATTTATTTTAAGGATCGGTTTTAGTGTTTTGATGATTCATCATGGCTTGGAGAAGCTTCAAGATCCTCAAGGCTTTGGTGAGTTTGTTGTAGGCAAATATTTCCCATTCTTACCAGGCGACCCTGTCCTTTGGACATATGGAGCAGCTATTACTCAATTAGTATGCCCATTAGGATTAGCATTAGGAGTTTTTGCAAGACTTAGCTCTCTCGGACTTTTCTCCACGATGGCATTTGCTGTTTATTTTCACCTCTTAGATACTGGCCTAGAAGGGTTCCCATTAGCAGTGGTTGAGGGTCATAACTATGCTTTTGAGCTTTCTTTCATATACGGGGCTATCTCTCTTTACTTTTTATGTGCCGGACCAGGAAGGTTGGCGCTTCTTCGTAAAACAAACAAAATCACTTATTATCCAAAAACAAATTGA
- a CDS encoding DUF3155 domain-containing protein yields the protein MSKKRKRISRRRLAGQRVMAHVPIYHIETGKHKPVTAARRFIAENALSAPSVFNVRRNEHTTDRFFWGQKGLFSAQYAEENHFLFPSLKVVVEGIGEEKIFEGLELTADDWEEIEEYEYAFV from the coding sequence ATGTCAAAAAAGAGAAAAAGAATCAGCAGAAGAAGGTTGGCTGGCCAAAGAGTAATGGCACATGTACCTATTTATCATATCGAAACTGGCAAACATAAACCAGTTACAGCTGCTAGAAGATTTATAGCTGAAAATGCTTTGTCTGCCCCTTCAGTTTTCAATGTTCGAAGAAATGAACATACCACTGATAGGTTTTTTTGGGGTCAAAAAGGTTTATTTAGCGCCCAATATGCTGAAGAAAATCATTTTCTATTTCCATCACTAAAAGTCGTAGTTGAGGGAATTGGTGAAGAAAAAATATTTGAAGGTCTAGAACTTACTGCAGATGATTGGGAAGAGATTGAAGAATACGAATATGCTTTCGTTTAA
- a CDS encoding Gfo/Idh/MocA family protein, with the protein MKPTSSSVKVGVIGIGNMGWHHARVLSLLRDADLVGVADPDESRGKLAVEQFQCEWFKDYHDLISKVDAICIAVPTLLHHKVGLDCLKAGVNVLIEKPIAATELEAKSLINASKINNCLLQVGHIERFNPAFRELNKIIQNEDIVVLEARRHSPHADRANDVSVVMDLMIHDIDLVLELVNSKIQKLAAVGGRNSDGLIDYVNATLVFKNNIIASLTASKMSHKKIRNLSAHCQNGLVETDFLNHSLQIHRKAHESYTAEHGELVYRNDGYVEEVSTTSIEPLYAELEHFLKCVQGKELPEVDGEQASRALKIADFIECAVENSGDAISLEIPF; encoded by the coding sequence ATGAAACCAACCTCATCCTCAGTAAAGGTTGGAGTAATCGGTATAGGAAATATGGGATGGCATCATGCTCGAGTGCTTAGTTTGCTAAGAGATGCAGATTTAGTTGGAGTTGCCGATCCAGACGAAAGCAGAGGTAAATTAGCAGTAGAGCAATTTCAATGTGAGTGGTTTAAAGATTATCATGATCTTATTTCTAAAGTGGATGCAATTTGTATTGCTGTCCCTACACTTCTCCATCACAAAGTAGGCCTAGATTGTCTTAAGGCAGGTGTTAATGTTCTTATTGAAAAACCTATTGCAGCTACTGAGCTAGAGGCTAAATCTTTAATAAATGCCTCTAAAATTAATAACTGTCTTCTACAAGTTGGACATATTGAAAGATTTAACCCTGCTTTTAGGGAGTTAAATAAAATAATTCAAAATGAAGATATTGTTGTTTTAGAAGCAAGAAGGCACAGTCCTCATGCTGACAGAGCAAATGATGTGTCAGTAGTTATGGATTTAATGATTCATGATATTGATCTAGTGCTTGAATTAGTTAATTCAAAGATACAGAAATTAGCCGCCGTCGGAGGAAGAAATAGTGATGGCTTAATAGATTATGTAAATGCTACTTTGGTTTTCAAGAATAATATTATTGCAAGCTTAACTGCCAGCAAAATGAGTCATAAAAAAATTAGGAATTTAAGTGCACATTGCCAAAATGGTCTAGTTGAAACAGACTTCTTAAATCATTCTCTACAAATCCATAGAAAAGCGCATGAATCCTATACAGCAGAGCATGGAGAATTAGTTTATCGAAATGATGGTTATGTTGAAGAAGTAAGCACAACCTCTATCGAACCTTTATATGCAGAATTAGAACATTTTCTTAAGTGCGTACAAGGTAAAGAGTTACCAGAAGTGGACGGAGAACAAGCATCAAGAGCGTTAAAAATTGCAGATTTTATTGAATGTGCAGTAGAAAACTCTGGTGATGCAATATCCCTTGAAATACCCTTCTGA
- the purH gene encoding bifunctional phosphoribosylaminoimidazolecarboxamide formyltransferase/IMP cyclohydrolase — MSPLALVSVSDKKNIIPFCTELVEKFNYKILSSGGTAKHLMEAKIPVIKVADFTNSPEILGGRVKTLHPKIHGGILAKRTDEEHKKDIEAYDLELIELVVVNLYPFKKTVEKGSKWEDAIENIDIGGPSMIRSAAKNHKDVSVLVDPSQYQEFIEESKKGELKETYKAKLALEAFQHTADYDTAISNWIRKERGLQSSKYIESYPLIKTLRYGENPHQKAFWYGLNNIGWNSAEQLQGKELSYNNLLDLESALSTVLEFGYEEKDELTTETFASVILKHNNPCGASIGNSASQAFLNALKCDSVSAFGGIVAFNSNVDSETAINLKDIFLECVVAPSFDPEALEILKIKKNLRILKFSKDQIPNKNQTSTKSIMGGLLVQDTDNIEEKTESWITVTKKFPSTQDYLDLSFAWKICKHIKSNAIVIAKDQQTLGIGAGQMNRVGASKIALQAAKENGYGGVLASDGFFPFADTVELANEYGINSIIQPGGSIRDEESIEMCNLKGISMVFTNKRHFLH; from the coding sequence ATGTCACCATTAGCCCTAGTAAGTGTCTCCGATAAAAAAAATATAATTCCATTTTGTACAGAATTGGTAGAAAAATTTAATTATAAAATTCTATCAAGTGGAGGTACTGCTAAACATCTAATGGAGGCAAAAATTCCAGTTATTAAAGTCGCAGATTTTACTAATTCTCCAGAAATACTTGGAGGAAGAGTTAAAACTTTACATCCGAAAATCCACGGAGGAATATTAGCTAAAAGAACAGATGAGGAACATAAAAAAGATATAGAAGCTTACGATCTTGAACTAATTGAATTAGTAGTTGTCAATTTATATCCTTTTAAGAAAACTGTTGAAAAGGGATCTAAATGGGAAGATGCTATTGAAAATATTGATATCGGAGGACCATCAATGATTCGTTCTGCGGCTAAAAATCATAAAGACGTTTCCGTTTTAGTCGATCCTAGTCAATATCAAGAATTTATTGAAGAAAGTAAAAAAGGGGAGTTAAAAGAAACATATAAAGCAAAATTAGCACTTGAAGCTTTTCAACATACAGCTGACTATGACACTGCGATATCTAATTGGATAAGAAAAGAAAGAGGTTTACAATCTTCCAAATATATTGAATCTTATCCACTAATCAAAACCTTAAGATATGGGGAAAATCCTCATCAAAAAGCTTTTTGGTATGGTTTAAATAATATTGGATGGAACTCAGCAGAACAGTTACAAGGGAAAGAGTTAAGTTATAACAATCTATTAGATCTTGAGTCGGCACTTTCAACGGTTTTAGAATTTGGCTATGAAGAAAAAGATGAACTTACAACAGAGACGTTTGCATCTGTCATTTTAAAACACAATAATCCTTGTGGTGCTTCTATAGGTAATTCAGCCTCTCAAGCATTTTTGAACGCTTTGAAATGTGACTCAGTTAGTGCATTTGGAGGAATAGTTGCTTTTAATTCAAATGTGGATAGTGAAACCGCAATTAACCTCAAAGATATTTTTTTAGAATGTGTCGTAGCTCCATCTTTTGATCCAGAGGCTTTAGAAATTTTAAAAATCAAAAAGAATTTAAGAATTTTAAAGTTTTCAAAAGATCAAATCCCAAATAAGAACCAAACTTCAACTAAATCAATAATGGGAGGATTACTCGTTCAAGACACTGATAATATTGAAGAAAAAACTGAAAGTTGGATTACAGTTACGAAAAAATTTCCAAGTACTCAGGACTATTTAGATTTGAGTTTTGCCTGGAAAATTTGCAAACACATTAAATCAAATGCCATTGTTATTGCAAAAGACCAACAAACTCTTGGCATCGGAGCTGGACAAATGAACAGGGTTGGAGCTTCAAAAATAGCTTTACAAGCTGCGAAGGAAAATGGTTACGGAGGGGTTTTAGCAAGCGATGGATTCTTCCCATTCGCAGATACAGTAGAGCTTGCTAATGAATATGGAATAAACTCAATTATTCAGCCTGGAGGAAGTATAAGGGATGAAGAAAGTATTGAAATGTGCAATTTAAAGGGTATTTCTATGGTATTTACAAACAAGAGACATTTTCTACACTAA